One genomic segment of Arcobacter porcinus includes these proteins:
- a CDS encoding UPF0323 family lipoprotein, which translates to MKNKNFKQLKNFAKIGGISSFLIFGLTACNDANSQNQNQVQNSNAISNATQQQGAFVIVEQDINGNYKIADEFPASKTTIVLRSPDGTERILSQAEIDKLVKEEEKKIDAGTSPLTNPEMSSGGMGLGGVLLSSIAGAMIGSWLGNKLFNNQNFNNQKAAQYKSPQTYSKSQNSFNNRSTGSNAGSSKKSGFFGGNNSSNRSSSNSNFGG; encoded by the coding sequence ATGAAAAATAAAAACTTTAAACAGCTAAAAAATTTTGCAAAAATTGGTGGAATAAGTAGTTTCTTAATTTTTGGTTTAACAGCTTGTAATGATGCAAATAGTCAAAACCAAAATCAAGTGCAAAATAGTAATGCTATTTCAAATGCTACTCAACAACAAGGTGCTTTTGTAATTGTAGAACAAGATATAAATGGAAATTACAAAATTGCAGATGAGTTTCCAGCTTCAAAAACTACAATAGTTCTTAGAAGTCCAGATGGTACTGAAAGAATTTTATCTCAAGCAGAGATTGATAAATTAGTAAAAGAAGAAGAGAAAAAGATCGATGCAGGAACATCTCCTTTGACAAATCCTGAAATGAGTAGTGGTGGAATGGGACTTGGTGGAGTTTTATTATCTTCTATTGCTGGAGCTATGATTGGTTCTTGGCTTGGAAATAAACTATTTAATAATCAAAATTTTAATAACCAAAAAGCTGCTCAATATAAATCTCCTCAAACTTATAGTAAATCTCAAAATTCATTTAACAATAGAAGCACTGGTTCAAATGCAGGTTCTAGCAAAAAAAGTGGTTTCTTTGGTGGAAACAATTCATCAAATAGATCTTCATCTAATTCAAATTTTGGTGGGTAA
- a CDS encoding acyl-CoA thioesterase, with amino-acid sequence MNEEVKREKSLTMSMLMTPEKANFSGKNVHGGEILKMLDQVAYACAARYSGNYAVTLSVDMVLFKNPIKIGSLVTFHASVNYTGRTSMEIGIKVISEDIKDHTIKNTNVCYFTMVSVNEDGIPVPVPKLDLITEDDKRRYNDALKRKEFRMSSRHAKQ; translated from the coding sequence ATGAATGAAGAAGTAAAAAGAGAAAAATCTCTTACAATGTCTATGCTTATGACTCCAGAAAAAGCAAATTTTTCTGGAAAAAATGTTCATGGTGGAGAGATTTTAAAGATGCTAGATCAAGTTGCATATGCTTGTGCTGCTAGATATAGTGGAAACTATGCAGTTACTCTTTCTGTTGATATGGTACTATTTAAAAATCCAATTAAAATTGGTTCTTTGGTTACTTTTCATGCTTCTGTAAATTATACTGGAAGAACTTCTATGGAAATAGGCATTAAAGTCATTTCTGAAGATATTAAAGATCATACTATTAAAAATACAAATGTATGCTATTTTACAATGGTAAGTGTAAATGAAGATGGAATTCCTGTTCCTGTTCCAAAACTTGACTTAATAACAGAAGATGATAAAAGAAGATATAACGACGCTCTAAAGAGAAAAGAGTTTAGAATGTCTTCAAGACATGCAAAACAATAA
- a CDS encoding ABC-F family ATP-binding cassette domain-containing protein, whose amino-acid sequence MVQTVNLKKAFGARVLFADINLKLDSGKRYGLIGANGAGKTTFLKILSGQEDATEGEVQIQNGKKVGVLSQNQFAFEKCTIFDTVLMGNKKLFDAIKEKEELYMSPEFTDEVNNRLAELEIICCEEDPTYEYDIKVTKILEDLGFPASSHQNLMSSLTGGDKVKILLAQVLFPKPDILFLDEPTNNLDIETISWLENQLQHHDGTMVVISHDRHFLNAVCTNILDVDFKKIREFSGTYDDWYIASTLIAKQQQTDVNKKQKEKEELEKFIARFSANASKAKQATSRQKQLDKLDIQAIEVSSRRDPSIIFRQKREVGKELLTVKNISKSYDDHVVLKDVSFSLEKGDKIALIGPNGVGKTTLCEILMGNLKADSGEVLWGATIQNSYFPQNTTDMINGDITLYDWLRDFDRDADIAEIRNCLGRMLFNGQEQEKKVNSCSGGEKHRMMLSKIMLEQGNFLVLDEPTNHLDLEAIIALGEGLHQYVGSVICVTHDRELLDSYANRIIEIQADGSIIDFKGTYEEFLEQKAIA is encoded by the coding sequence ATGGTTCAAACAGTTAATTTAAAGAAAGCATTTGGTGCTAGAGTTCTATTTGCTGATATAAATTTAAAACTTGATAGTGGTAAAAGATATGGACTAATTGGAGCAAATGGAGCTGGAAAAACAACTTTCCTTAAAATTCTTTCAGGACAAGAAGATGCAACAGAAGGAGAAGTACAAATCCAAAATGGTAAAAAAGTAGGAGTATTATCTCAAAACCAATTTGCCTTTGAAAAGTGTACAATCTTTGATACAGTTTTAATGGGAAATAAAAAACTATTTGATGCAATTAAGGAGAAAGAAGAGCTTTATATGAGTCCAGAGTTTACTGATGAGGTAAATAATAGATTAGCAGAGCTTGAAATAATCTGTTGTGAAGAAGATCCAACTTATGAATATGATATAAAAGTTACAAAAATACTTGAAGATTTAGGTTTTCCTGCTTCAAGTCATCAAAATTTAATGAGTAGTTTAACAGGAGGAGATAAGGTTAAAATTCTTTTAGCTCAAGTTCTTTTCCCAAAGCCAGATATTCTATTTTTAGATGAGCCTACGAATAACCTTGATATAGAAACTATTTCATGGTTAGAAAATCAATTACAACATCACGATGGAACAATGGTTGTAATCTCTCACGATAGACACTTTTTAAATGCTGTTTGTACGAATATTCTTGATGTTGATTTCAAGAAAATTAGAGAGTTTAGTGGAACTTATGATGATTGGTATATTGCTTCAACACTTATTGCAAAACAACAACAAACAGATGTAAATAAAAAGCAAAAAGAGAAAGAAGAACTTGAAAAGTTTATTGCAAGATTTAGTGCAAATGCTTCAAAAGCAAAACAAGCAACAAGTAGACAAAAACAGCTTGATAAGCTTGATATTCAAGCTATTGAAGTATCTAGTAGAAGAGATCCTTCAATTATATTTAGACAAAAAAGAGAAGTTGGAAAAGAGCTTTTAACTGTAAAAAATATTTCAAAATCTTATGATGACCATGTAGTACTAAAAGATGTATCATTCTCTTTAGAAAAAGGGGACAAAATTGCACTTATTGGACCAAATGGAGTTGGTAAAACAACACTATGTGAGATATTAATGGGTAATTTAAAAGCAGATAGTGGAGAAGTTTTATGGGGAGCAACTATTCAAAACTCATATTTCCCACAAAATACAACTGATATGATAAATGGTGATATCACTTTATATGATTGGCTAAGAGATTTTGATAGAGATGCTGATATTGCAGAGATAAGAAACTGTTTAGGAAGAATGTTATTTAATGGACAAGAGCAAGAGAAAAAAGTTAATTCTTGTAGTGGTGGTGAAAAACATAGAATGATGCTTTCTAAAATTATGTTAGAACAAGGAAACTTCTTAGTTCTTGATGAACCTACAAACCACCTTGATTTAGAAGCTATTATTGCTTTAGGTGAAGGATTACATCAATATGTTGGATCTGTTATTTGTGTTACACACGATAGAGAGTTACTTGATTCATATGCAAATAGAATTATAGAGATTCAAGCTGATGGGTCAATAATTGATTTCAAAGGAACTTATGAAGAGTTCTTAGAGCAAAAAGCTATTGCTTAA
- a CDS encoding glutathionylspermidine synthase family protein: MKLEKLKPLSNEYLESIGFVWHTDSDESSYISDELVVISEEEAEAYYEAANELYEMFSEAGQYVIDNDLFHELNIPFNLVELVKESWENDVHWHLYSRFDLAGGLDGKAIKLIEFNADTPTSLFETAIIQWAILKQNGLDEASQFNNLYDALIDNFKRIITLNSDIEKFDEYYSKLGWKILFSSISSSSEDINTTKLLQHIATEAGFNTDFEFIENVEFSDDGIFKGDELFEFWFKLIPWEDIAIQESELALILTEIIKEKKAIVFNPAYTLIFQSKAFMKILWDLYPNHPLLLETSYEPLKGKKYVEKRAFGREGANIKIVNSDGSTDIETDGDYDGHKAIYQEYVDFPKDSNGNWYQAGVFYAYEACALGFRRGGKILNNMSKFVGHFIK, encoded by the coding sequence ATGAAATTAGAAAAATTAAAACCTCTTTCAAATGAGTATTTAGAATCAATTGGATTTGTCTGGCACACAGATAGTGATGAGAGTTCATATATTAGTGATGAACTTGTTGTAATAAGTGAAGAAGAAGCTGAAGCTTATTATGAAGCTGCAAATGAACTTTATGAGATGTTTAGTGAAGCTGGTCAATATGTAATAGACAATGATCTTTTTCATGAATTAAATATTCCTTTTAATTTAGTTGAACTTGTAAAAGAGTCTTGGGAAAACGATGTTCACTGGCATCTATATTCAAGATTTGATTTAGCAGGTGGATTAGATGGAAAAGCTATTAAACTTATAGAATTTAATGCAGATACTCCTACTTCACTTTTTGAAACAGCTATTATTCAGTGGGCTATATTAAAACAAAATGGTTTAGATGAAGCTAGTCAGTTTAATAATCTTTATGATGCACTAATTGATAACTTTAAAAGAATTATTACTTTAAATAGTGATATTGAAAAATTTGATGAATACTACTCAAAACTTGGATGGAAAATACTTTTTTCAAGTATTTCAAGCTCAAGTGAAGATATAAACACAACAAAACTTTTACAACATATCGCAACTGAGGCTGGATTTAATACAGATTTTGAATTTATTGAAAATGTTGAGTTTAGTGATGATGGAATATTTAAAGGTGATGAACTTTTTGAATTCTGGTTTAAGCTTATTCCTTGGGAAGATATTGCAATTCAAGAGAGTGAATTAGCACTTATTTTAACAGAAATTATAAAAGAGAAAAAAGCAATTGTCTTTAATCCTGCATATACTTTAATTTTCCAGTCAAAAGCATTTATGAAGATTTTATGGGATTTATATCCAAATCATCCTTTGCTTTTAGAGACATCTTATGAACCTTTAAAAGGTAAAAAATATGTTGAAAAAAGAGCATTTGGTAGAGAAGGAGCTAATATAAAAATAGTAAATTCTGATGGTTCAACTGATATAGAAACAGATGGTGATTATGATGGTCATAAAGCAATTTATCAAGAGTATGTAGATTTTCCAAAAGATTCAAATGGTAATTGGTATCAAGCTGGAGTTTTTTATGCTTATGAAGCTTGTGCTTTAGGATTTAGAAGAGGTGGAAAGATTTTAAATAATATGTCAAAATTTGTAGGACACTTTATAAAATAA